DNA sequence from the Spirochaetaceae bacterium genome:
GCGTGAAGTAAGACTGCGCATACGGCGCCCGTTCCCACCTGACGTATCGCCTGTCCCGGAGGGCGGCCGCAACGAGGCAGCAGAGAACCGAGACGACTTCGCATCGCAGTGGCAGCTCATGCGGCGGCGCTTCCTCAGGCACCGGCTGGCCATCATCGGGTCGGTGGTGCTGTTGGTGATGTACCTTGCCGCGTTGTTCGCCCCGTTCCTGAGCCCGCACGACCCCACGCAGAGGAACGTCGCCTATCGTGAAGCGCCGCCGCAGCGGGTGCGCCTGTTCGCGGATGGGCGCCTGCGAGGACCCTTCGTCTACGCCTTGATCGGGGAAAAGGACCGCGAGACCTACAAGACCGTGTACCGGGCAGACCGTTCACGGATCTACCCGATCCGTCTCTTCGTGCAGGGACACAGCTACCGCCTGTTCGGCCTGTTCCCGATGCAGGTCCACCTGTTCGGCACCGGCGTCGAGGGGGTCCCGGTGCACCTGTTCGGGGCCGACGCTCTGGGCCGCGACGTGCTCGCGCGCACCCTGCACGGAGCGCAGATTTCACTGTCGATCGGGCTGGTGGGAGTGGCTATCAGCTTCTTCCTGGGCATCTTGATCGGTGGGGTGGCGGGCTACTTCGGCGGCACCGTGGACGAGGTGGTAAACCGCCTCATCGACCTCCTCATCTCGATTCCCAGTTTGCCGCTGTGGATGGGCCTGAGCGCGGCGTTGCCCCGCGGGTGGCCGGTGGCGCAGACCTACCTGGCCATCACCATCATCCTCTCGCTGCTCGGATGGACCACTCTGGCGCGCGTGGTACGGGGCAAGTTCCTGGCGCTGCGCGAATCCGACTTCGTGGTGGCCGCCCGGATCGCCGGCCGGCGTGATATGCCGATCATCTTCATTCACATGGTGCCGTCGTTCTTGAGCCACATCATCGCCGCGCTCACCCTCACCATCCCCGGCATGATACTGGCTGAGACGTCCCTCAGCTTCCTCGGGCTGGGCATGCAGGCGCCAGCGATAAGCTGGGGTGTGCTGTTGAAGGCAGCCCAGAACGTCCACACGCTGGCGTTGGCGCCGTGGCTGATGATTCCCGGCCTGTTCGTGATCGCTACGGTGCTCGCCTTCAATTTCGTAGGGGACGGGCTCCGTGATGCGGCAGACCCGTACGCCGACTGATCGTGGTCAGCGGAGGCTACTTGTAGGGATCCGCCGCGTCCCGCAGGCCGTCGCCGAGGAAGTTGAAGCACAGCACGGTCGCCACCACGAACAGGGCGGGAGTCAGCAGCCAGGGGCTCAGCGCCACCGACCTGATGTTCTGCGCCTGCTGCAGCAGCACGCCCCAGCTCACCGCCGGCGGCCGCAGCCCGATGCCGATGAAGCTCAGCGCGGTCTCGCCCAGGATCATCGACGGTACCGCCAGGGTCAGGTGGACGATCAGGTAGGTCATGAACCCCGGCAGCAGGTGCTTGCCGATGATGCGCATTTCGCCGGTGTTGGAGATCTTCGCCGACAGCACGTAGTCCTCTTCACGGAGTTGCAACATCTTGCCCCGCACCACGCGCGCCAACCCGGTCCACCCGACGATCGAGAGAATCACCGTGATCATGAAGTAGATGCGTATCGGCGGCCATGCGGTCGGCACGGCGGCCGCCAGCGCCATCCACAGCGGTAGCGTCGGGATCGAACTGAAGAACTCGATGACGCGTTGGATGAACATGTCCGCCGCGCCGCCGAAGTAGCCGGAAATGCCGCCCAGCAGGCAGCCGAGGATGAAGCTGATCGCGACACCCACCAGGCCGATGGTCAGCGATATGCGCGCACCGTGGAGCGTGCGGGAATACATGTCGCGGCCCAGTTCGTCGGTGCCGAACAGGAACAACACGCCGGGTTCCGCCACCCCCAGCAGGCGGATGTTGGTGGGTACGAATCCGAACAGCTTGTAGTCGGCGCCGCGCACCAGGAAACGGATCGGGTATACCGCCTCCTTGTCGGCGGCGTAGATGCGGCGGAAGGTCTCCGGATCGCGCGTCGTTGCGAGGCCGTAGACGAACGGACGGTGGGGCCGGCCCTCGTGCAGGACGCGGATCCGCTGCG
Encoded proteins:
- a CDS encoding ABC transporter permease; translated protein: MTSEVPAPTAVEAAAEEAYFTASSWALMRRHLVKHRLAILGGSVLALLYLMGAIAPGFFSTYNVGQRNNDYILAPPQRIRVLHEGRPHRPFVYGLATTRDPETFRRIYAADKEAVYPIRFLVRGADYKLFGFVPTNIRLLGVAEPGVLFLFGTDELGRDMYSRTLHGARISLTIGLVGVAISFILGCLLGGISGYFGGAADMFIQRVIEFFSSIPTLPLWMALAAAVPTAWPPIRIYFMITVILSIVGWTGLARVVRGKMLQLREEDYVLSAKISNTGEMRIIGKHLLPGFMTYLIVHLTLAVPSMILGETALSFIGIGLRPPAVSWGVLLQQAQNIRSVALSPWLLTPALFVVATVLCFNFLGDGLRDAADPYK
- a CDS encoding ABC transporter permease, with translation MTANGGAAGTEAGREVRLRIRRPFPPDVSPVPEGGRNEAAENRDDFASQWQLMRRRFLRHRLAIIGSVVLLVMYLAALFAPFLSPHDPTQRNVAYREAPPQRVRLFADGRLRGPFVYALIGEKDRETYKTVYRADRSRIYPIRLFVQGHSYRLFGLFPMQVHLFGTGVEGVPVHLFGADALGRDVLARTLHGAQISLSIGLVGVAISFFLGILIGGVAGYFGGTVDEVVNRLIDLLISIPSLPLWMGLSAALPRGWPVAQTYLAITIILSLLGWTTLARVVRGKFLALRESDFVVAARIAGRRDMPIIFIHMVPSFLSHIIAALTLTIPGMILAETSLSFLGLGMQAPAISWGVLLKAAQNVHTLALAPWLMIPGLFVIATVLAFNFVGDGLRDAADPYAD